The DNA sequence gacagagagagcgtctttgttttatactatatagTGACTAAAATCTTTTATCTTACCTCTAACGTACTCAATCTCTTGCTGTGTAAATGGTTGGAGTATTGGCCTGGTGTATCCAAGCTTCGAGTGGTAGTCTCCCAGCGCCTTCTCCAGTGCTGGTGGCCAACCTCCAGTCTTGGAGTAAATCGGGTGAGAATATTTACCGACCTGaaaaacacacataaaaatGATCTTTGAAagtcatattttaaaatcaattattcTGTAGGGTTTAGgcaatttcattaattatgtacatttaaccagaataaaaattagacacatttttaagggggaatatctTCCAATGACTAAATGACTtgagcgagagggagtgtcagactcttactaactaaaaaccaccccgttcctagtcctgcctgtcgagccgaaGTCTCGTTAAACTCGCTAGGTacctagtccgcagctccggataaattAGACACTAAATAAGGGTATttgtagagctgaagatcgagctcagagACGTGCCATTGGATTATTAAAGAAGTCCAGTAGTGGACAGACATGGGCTGATAAAGATGATGATAAGGGTATACAAGCTGAAATGGGAAAATAGCTCTTATTGCATACGTACACAGTTCTCTCTTGCTAGTTCAGCCAGTTCAGCATCGGCTGGTGACAGTGGATCGAACCAAATGTGATGATTAGCCACCGACACCTTACCTGTGAATAGATCAATATTTCATCGTTTAAGTTTCTTAAGATAATACAGTCATATGTAACATCGTGTCTTTTAAAACCCGGACGGTGAGTAGAGGTACACtacaaaaaacacacacacaatgtGACATCTACCTTTCAGCAGTTAGGTTATGGCTATGAGCCCCttataataggggatgagcctgttgccatacatctagcattttttttttattccagatTTCTTGATGTTACTAGGATTTATACGGAACATCGTAAAAATTGCAAAATCTAAATTACGCTTTATCAGACTCGAAAACCAAAAACCGCTTGGTCAGCTTATTACCCACAAAATactcataaaatacaatatttgccAACTCACCATGATATTTAGGTCTAAATTCTTCATCGTACAGCCTATAAGCCTTAGCGTGGGCCATCACCACGTTCTTAGTGCACAAGTGGTTCCCAACTTCAGGGCTGATAATAGATGGAGCCAAGAGACCAGAATTATAAACCACGTCACAGATGATCAGGGGCTCATTGATTGTAATCCACCACTTCACACGATCACCGAATAAAGTGTATGCGACTCTTGCGTAGTCGACGAACCAATCTGCGACTAGAGGGTTTGCCCAGCCACCTGTAAATAGAAAATGGTATAGACGGATTTCAATTTTGTGCCATCATCATCTTTATATGCTTATAAATGCACGTCTTTTAGTAAGGAACAAGTAACCAAACCACTCAATTTGTGAAAGGGTCACACATATTGCGGATTTGTCAAAGCATTgtttccatatttatttaatcaaaacaaaGAATGCCGAACATGAAAAAGCCCAACGAAACTTTACTTGATGCCCAAAATGAACCAGAGATACTTTGCTCGGTTAATGTCTTATCGCCCTTAGACGAAGACGATTTAACGTAGGTAATCAAATATCACTTTATctggtcatcatcatcatcatcatcagccgacagacatccactgctgaacaaaggcttcccccttagtcctccacgtagaacgacaagccgccatcCGCATCCACTGGCTCCTCAGTATCTATATCTTTATCTGGTCATCTTACCCAAATCTTGAAGACTTTGTGGTAGATCCCAGTGGTATAATGTAACAAATGGCTCAATCCCCTTCTCCAGAAGACCATCGATCAGGTTGTTGTAGTAGTTCTTGCCATCCTCGCTGATGTGGTTCGAGAAACCAGATGGAAGCAGACGAGGCCAGGATATGGATAGCCTGGAAAGGAGAGAGAGATTTATCTGATCATAAATTTATAGGCACTGCTGTTTCAAAAGATTTTACGAAGAATACAATGGTACTATTTTGGCTATGCCAATCTGTTTATTAGATAGGATTTTACATGAAGTCCAAccaaagttgttttttttttacggtataagccggtaaacgagctgacggatcacctgatggtacgaaATTGCCGCCgaaatggacacccgaaacaccacaaGCGTTAAAAATTGCCGgccgtttgggggttaggaatttaagggttattggggaatcagaAATCaggaagattggtaaggggggtaattgggcctccgctaaCCTCACATATACAACGCAAACGCGATTTTCCGCCCATTCTtaccgaagcatagctctaCCACTTAAATAACATATCATCTTTACCTATAGAAGTGCAATCCCAATTCCACAGCCATTTCGATGTCTCTTTTCCACAGATGATAGGAGTCGCAGGCAACATCTCCATTGGTCAGGTCTGCTATCTTCTCGGGATGTTCATGGCAAAAACGATCCCATACGCTTTCTCCTTTGTCTGCGAAAAGTATAACGTTTTTTAACCTTGGTAGACTCTTacgtccaaatactcaaacttTAAGACAATCTCTAGActcaagactagttctgtcactacaaattctttattaaaagacagagatagcacgatatttaagtacaatttaaaattgggCAGCTTTTCAGTATTTAGGCATTAAGACTCCCAAGGTTTCAGAAAGTTTCATATGCTCTAGTCATAGTCATTTTGGATAGCTGGTACTGGATACCAAGCGGCAAAGCCATTAGGTTTCAAACGGTATGTTTTGACGTCGGTATAACAAAACGAGAGCTCttggcgctctaattggccggccggaatgaaccaaccaatcagagaaccgaacgcgctctcgtttctgtttatcttttaaattttttatctgAAAGAActcattacattaaaacaaagcaGTAAAGAAGTGCAACTATGAGGGTGGTAGGGACTTACCGCTGGCATTCCACGCGCCTTCGACCTGGTAAGCAGCGGTAGCTGCCCCCCATAAGAACCCAGGTGGAAACGTCAGGTCTTCAGTACATGATGTCACTGTTAGCACAGCGCTGgggaacaaaatattttttttttaattaaaaaaataactttgccccacatcaggattttctcctgtgtcgtgggtgcgtttacaaacatacaagttcacatacacatgacacccagacccggaacaacaatctgtagatcacacaaaaagttgttccgtgcgggaatcgaacccgcgacacgttgcacggcagcgtTGCAAACATCTTCTAACTCTGAAGAAGAACTTCTAACTCTTAGGCCTTTATGGACTAAACGGCCTTGACAACTTGTCCATAATTAACATTCACTACTGAAATACTGATAATACAGCTAATTAATATTCTGACGAACAAATAACGCGAAGAGTCGGTTTTCTAGAAATTGTTTTGCTAATTTTGCGTAATATAACAAATCTGCTTtcgtagataaaaaaaatagggaaTTATTAACAACACGGATCATAGAATTATGACCAAAAAGCTCGGTCAGGATGACTTTGTCCtttcaaagatatttttgttatcttttaGTTTCCAAATAAATACAAGTGGGGTTAAGATTTtaagatacaaataaataaaaaaacgtgagtgcaaaatattaatatttttatctgatAAATGCTACTATCTCAATTATATAAATGTCTTATTTAAGATAAGTAAATACTTATCGATGCgttgtatgtgttattatgtGCATAACTCGAAAACAATGAATTAAAGGGGATAGTAATCAAAAAGGTGACGCAGTGGTACATTACGAGGGTAGGGTTCCCAATAattgtgtgtctgtttattCACCATCCGCcgatcttttttctttttgtggggggaaaatcatccaatgacttcttccaccttaggtgaggcgggagggaatgtcagactcttactgactaataaccaccccgttccttctcctgctttgagccggagctccggtatcctcttacgttgtccgcagctctggatcaccATCCGCAGACCTGCGTTTACCTACTGTGGCCAGAGATCGTGGCGCGATCCCCGACTACCAGAGTGTCtcctgcggcggctggggcttGAAAAAGATCGCTCGCTCGCGCGCTCCACcacctccttagctagcataattgcttcgcagaaggagcaGACGGTGTCCCAGTTCCCCTCGCTCCCCATCATGAGCTAAACCAGAGCCAGACACGAGACGTCACTTTCgtcgatcacttccctgaggacacggcggtgctcagcacATGCAGGGCACAACGCTACTGTATGCTACACCGTATCTtccgggtggtcctcgcaatgatGACACCcaggtgtttcctcccgccgaatacgaaacaggtacctaccaaaacttccgtgtccagtaagcacctgcgtcaggcggtaggtgaggacgccgaaCATAGCGGTGCTCAACAGGGTACATTGCTACCTTATGCTCCGCCATGTCCTCATGCGGTGATGACACCCTGGGCGTTCCCTCCCACCGAATCCAAAACACATATCTCAAGAAACGTGAAGCCGGTAACCGGTAAAACCTGAGTCGAAGACGATAGAAGCAATTGGCCTACCGCCATTTTATATCCGGCACAGCTCTGCACTCTATATTTTGAAAAAGGCCCAATAATGGGTACATACCTACGACCCTTTAATTCGACCACTTGCGACCCTTCTaccagttttaataataattaaccaaTACAGAACTTACCACAACACAACAATACTATTCCGATACATCGTCACTACAAGACAACAGAATGATTAGAACTACAATACACACACGCACAACTCACACAAATTGTCAACACATACTGTTATCAATCTTATATCACCATTCAAACATAATTAGTAGATTCAAGTATCCCGACAAACGTTGATATctgattaaagaaaatatactttattgttttatttttacgcaCAAATTCGCACGCAATGAGGATAAAAGACTTTGGCCTGCCTTTTATAGACTTTGTTTATTAACTATCTAAATTAAGGAATAGTTGTAATGAAatgcaaaattaattacttttttagcgttgataagtctgctaGATAAGCATGGAGCACTTAGATATTAccttttcaaatttcattctgaccttgaaaagacccgggtcgTATTTCACAGGAAAAATAGATGCCGGCAAATTGTACCATTCTCTGGCTGCACGTATGTTATTGACTGAAGACTCTTACCTATATCCAAATAAAGGTAATTTATTAGGTTATATATAAGCGAGGTCGAGGCGCCCCGAGGTTTAAGACGTCTACTAACATACGTAAGGCGCCAGGGTGCTGTTTCCAAACCTGATATATAGTCCCTAATGTTCCTTTTTCCGAGACacctatattatgtacttactaagattatttagacaccactgaaaacATCGAGTGACAAGGAAACGGTCATGAAACCTCGGCTTAAAgctaatttctaattataagttcgaCAACTATGAAATCTTCGGAACCAATCCAATCCATCCAAACCAATCCAATCCATTATAAAGACAATTTCTCCTAGAAAATAGTAATAGGTCAGATGTTGGTATCTTCACCTTAAATAGGCTACATTAATAGTTCCGATATTGAAATAGATAGAAATAAACATGGGTAATGGtggtctttttattttttaagaatatggGGCAGCGCTGCCCGTGTACCCCCTAATTACACACCTAATTGCATTGAGCAAGTAATCCTAATGTATTGGACAATTTTAATGACACTGCCTTAAAAAACTTATCTGTTAACTAggttattttagtaataaaagatATCAACTACAAAAATTAATCTCTAGATAGGTTTGTTTTTGGGTCGTTTTATAACTGTAATTAGGTACAAGGATGAGGAATGAAAGCAGGGTAGGGAGGCTTTTGCCCTGCATTGCgacgaccacggctaaaaataaaataaataaagaaataggtacaatattttaaataactgaAATTCTATCTTTATAATGGATGTATCATATGAGATAGTCCGTAGTAACTAATAATGAGAAAATAAATCTTTGGTTCTTTTAAAGACTTTATATACACCTGAAAAAGGCAGTTAAGATATAcgtaacatttaaattaagtaagacctgtaatacctaccttaacgtgcaaataaatattttgagtttgagtttgagtttataTTTCCAAACGGTTATTATTTTCCAATTTCTGAACTATCAAATTCAACGTCAGTGATAAACTGTCACTGTCAAAGTCACATTGTACTTTGTATGGTACtgttttgaggttatgttaGCCAAAATAACACGGtgtttttgaattaaatatctttaaaataatagaatgagtaagaaacttaataatatgaaatgggAATCCGTGGCGCTGGATGGATTCCCAGCGTCCATGACGGACAAATTCCAAGGTTTCGTGGGATTGGAAGAATGCACAGATTATAGTTTCGATAAAGAAGGCAAGCGGTCTAAAAaggtttgtttatttctgtatttaacctttttacaataataaattaatggaaCTTTACTGTAAGAGTTGTACCGCCgtgctcagagtcatttaatggttacttaattcagtccttagcaattgttttcagaacaaactCGTTACCCTGCATTAGtttaaagtaaccattaaatgtctctgagtacagcagcTTGAAAGTTAAAAGATTAATCTTGTATCAGTAAGAAAGTTGTATTATATTTCAGTTTCATAGTTACAAACTgtggtgtaatattttaattgaacatgtgaaattgtacctaaataaattatcacaTGCATGCATTATTAATTATAGCGATTTTCTGTGATTAattcttttttacttttgaatGATAAAGCAGGTTTTTAAACATGgacataattttttgttttagttttgaacCATCTGTCCTATTGATACCTTATGCAATCTTTGACTTcctacaaaatcaataaaatcttgAAAAATCTTAATCATTAATacaaacatacttaattaatattcacagaacaaaaaacaagaaaaactaGCTGCGAAAAGAGAACGGAAGAAGCGGAAATCCTCTGAAAGTGAAACCAAAGAGGTTCCAAGCAAAAAAGTTAAACTAGACAACGGTTTTATTGTAGAATCATGTAACAACACAGAACCATCACTAgccaacaacaaacaaaaacgaaataagaacaaaaagaaaaaaaataaaaatgctaaaaacttaaataatgaCAATAATACTGGCGAAACTAGCGACGATGATAAAGAAAATGGCAACACTGAAGAAGTgccaaagaaaaagaaatctaaaaataaaaagaaaaaagtaaaagagACTGTTGGTACTGAAAAAGTAGTAAAAAAGGTGAAACAAAGATTGGGAGATCTTCCGAAGTCTACGTCAGAATTGACTCCAGAAGATATGCTGACTTGGGCAGAGTTTAAGTTGCAAGAGCCTATAATTAAAGCTTTGACTGAACTGGGATTCAAACAGCCTACTAAGATCCAACAGTTGACCCTACCAGCTGCTATTCatggtaaatattaaattaatcttactaatattataagtgtgaatgtttgtgagtttcagtttatgtttattact is a window from the Spodoptera frugiperda isolate SF20-4 chromosome 10, AGI-APGP_CSIRO_Sfru_2.0, whole genome shotgun sequence genome containing:
- the LOC118277669 gene encoding myrosinase 1-like; protein product: MYRNSIVVLCAVLTVTSCTEDLTFPPGFLWGAATAAYQVEGAWNASDKGESVWDRFCHEHPEKIADLTNGDVACDSYHLWKRDIEMAVELGLHFYRLSISWPRLLPSGFSNHISEDGKNYYNNLIDGLLEKGIEPFVTLYHWDLPQSLQDLGGWANPLVADWFVDYARVAYTLFGDRVKWWITINEPLIICDVVYNSGLLAPSIISPEVGNHLCTKNVVMAHAKAYRLYDEEFRPKYHGKVSVANHHIWFDPLSPADAELAELARENCVGKYSHPIYSKTGGWPPALEKALGDYHSKLGYTRPILQPFTQQEIEYVRGTYDFYALNQYTSRLIRPAREGETFGPWPFADAIQLNAKTQADKSWPTTLSFWFFVHPEGIRRQLVWLKQQYGDIEFVITENGLSTQAGLDDHDRIDYYKKYLRQILLAIKEDGVNVTGYTAWTLMDNFEWMDGLSNKFGLYEVDFNNPLRTRTPRASAHFYRNLIKTNKLDLGFVQDEL